One Ictalurus punctatus breed USDA103 chromosome 21, Coco_2.0, whole genome shotgun sequence genomic window carries:
- the zgc:171566 gene encoding zgc:171566, which produces MCRPAVVCVVLAAWACGFPAPASCGVYFNYRPVIGVLAQENLESDHQAKGSSYIAASYVKYLESAGARVVPIRINETEEEYSKIFYSINGLLLPGGDVDLQKSQFSRVAKIFYELAIKANDASDYFPIWGTCQGFQQLSVLTSNKNLLTLTNTKAVALPLIFAPGAQNSRLFKSFPKDLLHSLSSENITSNFHSWSMSLQNFTRNAKLKRFYKVLTTNTDGRKEFISTMEAYRYPFYAVQWHPEKSPFEWIDKPGMIHSISAIRASFYTASFFVSEAMKSQHHFPTPSDEEKALIYNYIPVFKGGNSIFIQNYYFD; this is translated from the exons ATGTGTCGTCCGGCTGTGGTTTGTGTGGTGCTCGCCGCATGGGCGTGCGGATTCCCAGCGCCAGCATCATGCGGCGTTTATTTCAATTACAGACCCGTGATCG GTGTTTTAGCCCAAGAGAACTTGGAAAGTGACCATCAAGCCAAAGGATCCTCCTATATAGCTGCTTCCTATGTGAAGTATTTGGAGTCGGCTGGTGCCAGGGTTGTGCCCATAAG GATAAATGAGACAGAAGAGGAATATAGCAAAATTTTCTACTCAATAAATGG GTTGTTGCTGCCAGGTGGAGATGTGGATCTTCAGAAGTCCCAGTTTAGTAGAGTGGCCAAGATTTTCTATGAACTAGCAATCAAG GCCAATGATGcctctgattattttccaatatgGGGAACTTGTCAAGGCTTCCAACAGCTGAGTGTTCTGACCAGCAACAAGAATCTGCTGACATTAACCAACACTAAAGCCGTTGCCCTGCCTCTCATCTTTGCTCCAG GAGCGCAGAACAGCAGGCTGTTCAAAAGCTTCCCAAAGGACCTCCTTCACTCGCTTTCTTCTGAGAACATTACATCCAACTTCCACAGCTGGAGCATGTCTCTACAG AATTTCACCCGCAACGCCAAACTCAAGCGCTTCTATAAAGTCCTGACCACCAATACAGACGGCAGGAAGGAGTTCATTTCTACCATGGAAG CTTACCGATACCCGTTCTATGCCGTTCAGTGGCACCCTGAGAAAAGCCCATTCGAGTGGATAGACAAGCCAGGCATGATCCATTCCATCTCAGCCATTAGAGCCTCCTTCTACACAGCGAGCTTCTTCGTCTCTGAAG CTATGAAAAGCCAACACCACTTTCCCACACCGAGCGATGAGGAGAAGGCTCTTATTTACAACTACATTCCTGTTTTCAAAGGGGGGAACAGCATCTTCATTCAGAACTACTACTTTGATTAG